DNA sequence from the Sulfolobales archaeon genome:
CTAAGCCTATTTATAACCCTCCTCGATAGCCTTGCTGGGATAACTATCATAGATCCTGCCGTAGGCATGATATCTATGCTGGCTCCAGCCATAGAGGCCACCTTACCAGCCCAAGGCCCAGAGGCATTGACTATCAGCTCTGCTCTCAAACTTCTCAGCGATCCAGATATATTGTCTCTAACAGAGATCTCCTCAATAGATCCTCCAACCACCTTGAATCCAACAACCTCTGCATCCTCCAGGATCCTAGCACCTTCTATATATGCTGAGAGGGCTACGCTCCCAAGCATATCTACAGCCCTTACAACCATATCAGGAACCTCTACAACAGCTCTTAAGGATCTGCTGAGATTCGGCTCCTCCTCGAGGGCCTCGCCAGGGTCTACAAGCCTATGGGATATACCTGTGCTTCTAAGCCCTTTTAAGAAATCATCTAGATAGTCCTCATCCTCCTTCTCAACAGCAACGAAATAGCCACCTGTATTCTCAATAGCGTGTTGCGCTACCTCAGACAATATCTTGCTCTCCGAGGCGCATTCAACAGCTGCACTAGGATCTCTTACAGCGTATCTAGCACCGCTGTGGAGCAATCCATGCATTCTCCCGCTAGTCCCACTCCCTATGGTTCCCCTCTCTAGGAGGACTACTTTGAAGCCTCTCAGGGTTAGATCTAGAGCTGTATAGAGCCCTACAATCCCTCCTCCTATTACGGCTATATCGAACCTCTCTATATGGGTAGCCAACTCATACCCGCCTCTATCCTATCCCTCGATGCCATATGCCCATGGAACCTCCCTAGCCCATCCAAGGGCTCTTTTAACCGCTGCCCTCCACCCGGCGTAGAGCTTCTCCCTCCTCTCGGGATCCATTAATGGCTTGAATACCCTGTCTAGGGCCCAGTTAGCCCTTATCTCCTCTAGATCCCTCCAGAACCCGACTGCAAGGCCTGCTAGATATGCCGCTCCAAGGGATGTTGTTTCAAAGACCTTTGGCCTCCAAACCTCTATCCCAGTTATATCTGCTTGGAACTGCATTAGGAAGTCGCTCTTAGCAGCTCCCCCATCCACCTTTAGCCTCGGTATGCTCCTCCCCGTATCGCTTATCATGGCCTCGAGCACGTCTCTGGTTAGATATGCTATAGCCTCTAGAGTGGCCCTCGCGATATGCTTCCTCTCGGTCCCCCTTGTAATACCTATTATAAGCCCCCTGGCATACATATCCCAATAGGGTGCTCCCAGCCCTACGAAGGCTGGGACGAAGTATACTCCTCCTGTGTCGCTTGCAGACTCGGCCAGCGGGTTGATCTCTGCCGAGACCTCTATTATCTTTAGCCCATCCCTGAGCCACTGGATCGCAGCCCCCGTTATAAATATACTACCCTCAAGGGCATAGTATGCCTTGCCAGGCTCTGTTGAGTAGTATATCGTTGTCAGCAGGTTAGCCTTGGATCTCACAGGGCTTCTCCCAATGTTCATGAGGATGAAGTTCCCCGTGCCATATGTTGATTTCACCTCACCCACATCGAAGCCCGCTTGGCCGAATAGAGCTGCCTGTTGATCCCCTGCATCCCCTGTCACAGGGATCTCGGCGCCCCCTAAGATCCCTGATACCTCTGGGCCTGTGTAGCCGTATACCTCTCTATCGCTTGAGGGCCTTGGCAGGGGGAGCATCTCCTCAGGGATCTTTCCTTGGATCTCCAGCAGCTCTCTATCCCAATCGAGCTTCTCTATGTTGAACAGCATGGTTCTAGAGGCATTGCTATAATCAGTAACATGAGCCCCTCCCCTCTCAGGTGTGAGGTTAGATCTCCCGCCCCTTGTTAGGTTCCATATTATCCATGTATCTATTGTTCCAAAGACAGCCTCGCCCTTGGAGGCCTTCTCCCTAAGACCTGGGACATTGTCTAGAAGCCACCATATCTTTGTGCTGGAGAAATATGCATCCGGCACCAACCCTGTTTTCTCCTGTATAGTTTTGAAGTAGTTAGCCCTTAGATAGTCAACCAGGCCTGAGGTTCTCCTATCCTGCCAAACTATCGCCCTATATAGTGGGACACCTGTTCTGGGATCCCAGATTACTGTTGTCTCCCTCTGATTCGTAACCCCTATAGCAGCGATCTCCCTTGGATCTATCTTGGATCTCTCGATCACCTCCTTAATCACAGCCTTAGTCTTCTCCCATATCTCCATAGGATCATGCTCAACCCACCCAGGCTTTGGATATATCTGGGTATGCTCGAGATAAGCCCAACCACCTCTCGCAGGAACCCCCTCATGGGTTATCAACATGGCCCTCGTACCGGTGGTTCCTTGATCAATGGCTAGAACATATTTCTTCTCAGGCATAATGGCATCTCCATATATATAGCGGAAAACATAGATAAATGCGTTTCCATCACATGGGAGAGGCAATAAAATTTTTTTAGGATTATACACGTAGTTATCGGGGGTGGTCTTCATGGCAGAGCTAACCCCCTATGTAGCGGAGTTCATAGGAACCATGCTCCTGATAATCTTTGGAGATGGTGTTGTTGCAAACGCTCTCCTAGCAAGAACCAAGGGAAATATACTGGGTGGAACAACGGCTGGGTGGATAGTGATCACAACTGGGTGGGCCATGGGTGTAACTGTTGGGGTCTACGCGAGCTTCTGGGCCAGTGGTGGGCATATAAACCCTGCAGTAACCATAGCCCTTGCCTCGCTAGGTCTCTTCCCATGGTCTATGGTTCCGGGCTATATAGTCTCCCAGGTTCTAGGAGCGTTTGTTGGGGCGGTGATAGTGTATCTAGCCTATATGGATCACTTCAGAGAGACGCAGGATAAAGCTGCGAAGTTAGGGGTATTCTCGACGATCCCCCAGATAAGGAGTCTTCCTAAGAACTTCGTAACAGAGGTCATAGGAACCCTGGTGCTTATGCTAGGTGTTCTAGCAATAACAAGTAGACAGGCGGGTGTGCCACCATATCTAGCACCAGCTCTCGTGGGTTTCCTAGTATGGGGGATTGGCCTCAGCCTCGGGGGACCCACGGGCTATGCTATAAACCCTGCAAGGGATCTAGGCCCTAGAATAGCGCACCAGCTTCTACCAATACCTGGAAAGGGCTCCTCTGACTGGGTGTACGGGGCAACAGTGCCGATCTTCGGCCCGATAGTGGGAGCCCTACTGGGAGCCCTAATCTGGAGGCTATATACCTTATGATATAATATATATAATAATATATTTTATCCCAAGATCTTTAGATCTTTTTCCATTCTAGGTAAAATATTAGCCATATCTATGTTCAATAGCTTCAGGCAGTAATTCTTATACGTAGCCACCCTCTACCAGGCCTTCCACGTGGGAGATAGAGGCTCACTTTCCAGAGGCTTGATAACCCAGCATATCTGAGAAATCATCGATAAGTTTATTAGTGTGGATATCAGATCCCATGTGTTAGAGGGTGCATACTTCATGAGGAATGACAGCATGGAGGAGATCGCTACCCCCTATGCTTCTAATAGCCCTAGGAGGAGGGCTGTTGTCTTCCACGGCTCTGGCTCCTCTCCGAGCTCTGTTACTTGGCTCGCTAGAATCATTGGTGAGAGGGGTTTTGCTGTAGATGCTCCTGATTCGAGTGGTGATGTTATCCAGGTTGCTGAGGAGTATGCTAAAAAGGGTTTTGATCTATATGCAGGCCACTCCAGAGGGGGATCTATTGCTCTGATAGCCTCAGCCCTAGCCGGGAGAGGTGCTGTGATAACCGTGGGAACACCCGCAGACAGGCTTCTCCAGGCTAGATGGCTCTCCCTACACCAACCTGGGAGTGTTCAGAGAACACTCTATCAGGATCTAGAGAGGAGGCTTGGAAACCCGTGGGAGGATCCGATCCCCTATGATAGGACATCCCTGATCCGCTATACTAGATATGTGAGAGGCCCCGTGCTTATTATCCACGGCGATAGCGATCCAATAGTTAGGAGCTATCACGCAGATATCCTAGAGGACTTCCTAAGACTCTCTGGAGCCCATGTAGAGAAGATCTTGGTTAGAGGTATGGGCCATGCTCCTAGGAGGGAACATATAGAGATTATAAGAAGGGCTATCCACAGCTTTCTCGAAAGACACGGGCTATAGCTAGATCTTGTGAGTTATTTTCAAATCTAGATCGGATCCTCTGTATAGTGCTTCACAGCTGAAAGCTTGTCCATAGAGCGGTTTGAGATCAGATCTTCCTAGAGATCCTTGCCAAGGTCTAGAGGGCTCTGCCCCTATCTATTATGCTGAGGATCTCATCTACTATCTCCCCTGGCTTCTCATATATGAGCATATGCCCGCATCCCCTGAATATTTTTAGGGTAGCCCCCGTTGATCTTGAGAATCTCTCGAGATCTTCTTGGCTTACTAGCGGATCTCTATCGCATCCTATAATGGTTACCATTTTATTCGATAGATCGCCGACGATCTCTGCGAGATTTATGTCCTGGTTGTATCTATAGAAGCTCGCAATTGTCTTCACAAGATCAACTCTAAAGTGGAATCTCCATGCTATCCTCTCCACAAGGTATCTATAGATCTCCTTCTCCTCTATCCCAGGGGTGGAGTGCTTCAGCGTGTTAGCCATGATCTCGATAGCCTCCTCTGGATCTGATACCCTCTCCCATAGCGATGCGAGCTTGGAAAACCTATCTGGATCCCCCCTTACCATGGGTGCCAATGCTAGAGCGCCTAAGGCCCTCTCCTTTAAAAGGGCTCTAGCTAGAATCGCTACGGAGCCTCCAAGGCTTATACCCACTAGCACCGGTTTCTCAACACCTGCTCTCTCTACAAAGGATGCTATGCTCGATGCAAGCCTCTCTATCTTCATGAACTCCTCGTCATACGGGTTTCTACCTGAGAATCCATGTCCATCGAGATCCACAGCATATACTTCCAAACCCCTCCCCACAAGATCTTTATATACATCGCTCACAACCCATTGCATCATATCCCCTCCAAGGGTGTGGAGAAATATTATTGGAGGCCTCCTCAAACCCCCATCCCTTCTAAAGGCTATCACATGTGTTGAGATATCTATAAATCTAATCCCATCGCCAAGGATTAGGACCACCTAATCTAGAGATCCACTGGCAAGTATTTAGGGATGTTATTAGCAGGCTTCTCCTTATATTGCTTCTTCTAGAGAATTGTTTTGCTTCTCATTATTAGATTTGAAAACCCCAGTCCTTTCTAGGGATGGATAGGTTGGTGATAAGCTTTGTTGCTGATATAATTAGGGAATATCTACTATGTCCAGGGATCTGGGGTTTATCTCTGGGTTGAAGGCTTTTGATGTGGCTTCCGATGTTCCCACATGCTATGTGAATGATCCGCTTGCTATTGCTCTCAACATATTAGCTATGAAGAGGGCTCCTAGGAGGATTATACTTATAGATCAGGGGAGAAGGGTTAGAGGTGTGATCACAGCGCTCAGGATATTGGAGATACTACTTAGCTATAGAGGAGCCTCGCTCATCAGAAGCGAGGGTCTTACAAAGGTTCTGAGGGAAGAGGTCTATCTATTCGCAGATGAAGCCCCATATACTATGGAGATGAATACACCACTTCCAGCTGTTATCATGCATATGGGTGAGAACAACATATCTATGATCCCCCTCATAGATTCTGTTGGGGTATATAGAGGAGCTGTTACCGAGAAGCAGGTGGCCTCCCTAGCCTCAGGCCGCAGGCTCGGCTTAAAGGTCTCGGAGTATGTGGAGGACTACCCAATAGTCTATATAGTGGATAGCGTGCTCAGAGCCTCTGAAGCCATGATCAGGTCTCGGAAGGCTAAGGCAGTTGTTATAGATGAAGGTGGGAGAGCTGTTGGTGTGGTTACAGCATCTGATATCCTTAGAATGCCCCTTCTCACGGAGGAGATTATAGATCTGCTGAGGGCAGATGTAGAGGTAAGCGTTGAGAGGATCCTATCCACGATACCTGTGTCAAAGGTTATGAGCGCCCCAGCTATTACAGTTGGTGAGGACGAGGATCTAGGGTATGCTGCTGAGATATTCACAGCAAATGACATAGGTATAATGCCTATAACCAGGAGGGAGGAGGGTGGGAAGATGATAGGGGTTATTTCGAGGATGGGTGTTGTGAGGGCTCTTGCAAGGGTCTTGAGAGGAGGCTAGGAAAGGGTGGAGGGCTGTGTCAATGGCTATTGAGAGGAGGCTTGAGGATTACAAGGGTATTGTAGATGAGGATGAGCTTGAATCTATAAGGAGGCTTGCTAAAAGGGTTGAGGGCGCTAGGATCCTCCATGTGAACTCCACCAAGAAGGGTGGAGGTGTTGCTGAGATGCTGAGGAGCATAGTTCCCCTAGCCAATTCAGTGGGGCTTAGGGTTAGGTGGGATGTTATAGAGGGTGATAGGGAGTTCTTCGAGGTTACTAAGACCTTCCACAACGCTCTCCAGGGTAATAAGGGGCTGAGCCTGTCGAGGGCTATGGTTGAGAAGTACCTCGAGGTTAATAGGTTGAATGCTGAGAGGCTTAATCTAGATGCTGATGTAGTGGTTATACATGATCCACAGCCTGCTGCTTTGATAAGCTATAAGAGAAATGCTAATTCTAAGTGGATTTGGAGGTGCCACATAGATCTCTCAGATCCTAATCAGGAGTTCTGGAACTTTCTAAGGGGTTTTGTCTCTAGATATGATGGCGACATATTCTCCCATGGAACCTATATACCGAGGGATCTCACAGGTGTTAAGATCTATATCTCCCACCCATCAATAGATCCTCTCACGGATAAGAACAAGCCTCTAACCCCCTCAGAGGTAGAGGATATTATTAGGAGACACGATATAGATCCTGAGAGGCCTATAGTTGGCCAGGTAGCTAGGTTCGACCCGTGGAAGGATCACCCATCCGTGGTTAAGGTATATAGAAGGCTTAGGGAGAAGGTGGATGGCCTCCAACTAGTCCTCCTAGGATCCTTCGCAGACGATGATCCGGAGGGTGAGAGGATATATAGAGAGATCCTCAGAGAGGTTGGGGGCGAGAGAGATATACATGTGATCAATAAGCACGATGATCTACTTGTAAACGCTGTCCAGAGATCCATGGTATTCGCATTCCAACTATCCATCAGAGAAGGCTTTGGCCTAACCGTGAGCGAGGCCCTATGGAAATACACACCAGTAATAGCTAGAAGAGCGGGGGGCATCCCACTCCAGGTGATAGATGGAGTCACAGGATACCTAGTGGACACACTTGAAGAGGCATATGAAAGGGGCCTCCAACTGCTTAGAAAACCATGGCTAGCAAGGATCCTAGGCTCTAACGGGCATCAACATGTGAAGAAGAACTTCCTAATAACAAGAGACCTTAGAGACTACCTGAGAATCCATATAGACCTCGTCGGGATCTAACCATACAAGATAAAGACATCAAGAACATAACAAGGAGCAAAGCTAAGCTTTCAAAAATATTTAAAGAGCCCTGTATTAAACCTTAAAAATGTATCGATAAAATCACTTGTCATTCTAACTTACAAATGATATACATATACATCGGCATAGAGAGATCCAATATAGCTTCTATTACTCCCATAGAGAAGGGTTGATGATGAGTAGAAGTAGCTAGCCGATATCCAATAGCCCTTATTAACGTACTCACTCCTTAGCCTTACTTCTACGAAGAGTAACATATATTTGATTAGCCTGCTCCACCCCTATGGAGGCTCCTAATATTGGTGCAGCTGAACCAGCTATCTCGCAGACCCATCCCCATATACCGCATAGTATGCCCAGCACATCTACAGATCCAGAGAATATAGGGTAAGTGTTGGGTTCATTAATTACTGTGAATACATCAAAGTAGATATAGTTCTGGCTAACGTAGTCTTTACCCCATCTCCAGTTCAGCTTGTATTATCGAATAGAATCCTCTAGGACGCCTTGCCCATCATAGGGGGTTCTCGTCCTTCATAATATAGCTGATCATCTGGTTATTAACTATTGATGGTATCATCAGAGTCATATTCGCAAGGGTATCTGTAGGGGTTTGATGAGCAGAAACCCCAGGGACATGTCATCACCATAGATATTCTCCTATTCCACCTTACAGCTGAAAACCTACTCCTCTGAATGGAGAAGGGGTTAGATAACATCTCTAGTACTCCGCATATATGCTATGATTTTCTTGTTAGTGCTTCTACAAGTCTGTTTATTATCAGGTCTCTCAGGCTATCCATGCTTGCCCTCAACTGCTTCGTATCAGCCTCTAAACCCTCAACCCTTT
Encoded proteins:
- a CDS encoding prolyl oligopeptidase family serine peptidase — protein: MRNDSMEEIATPYASNSPRRRAVVFHGSGSSPSSVTWLARIIGERGFAVDAPDSSGDVIQVAEEYAKKGFDLYAGHSRGGSIALIASALAGRGAVITVGTPADRLLQARWLSLHQPGSVQRTLYQDLERRLGNPWEDPIPYDRTSLIRYTRYVRGPVLIIHGDSDPIVRSYHADILEDFLRLSGAHVEKILVRGMGHAPRREHIEIIRRAIHSFLERHGL
- a CDS encoding CBS domain-containing protein, with product MSRDLGFISGLKAFDVASDVPTCYVNDPLAIALNILAMKRAPRRIILIDQGRRVRGVITALRILEILLSYRGASLIRSEGLTKVLREEVYLFADEAPYTMEMNTPLPAVIMHMGENNISMIPLIDSVGVYRGAVTEKQVASLASGRRLGLKVSEYVEDYPIVYIVDSVLRASEAMIRSRKAKAVVIDEGGRAVGVVTASDILRMPLLTEEIIDLLRADVEVSVERILSTIPVSKVMSAPAITVGEDEDLGYAAEIFTANDIGIMPITRREEGGKMIGVISRMGVVRALARVLRGG
- the glpK gene encoding glycerol kinase GlpK, which translates into the protein MPEKKYVLAIDQGTTGTRAMLITHEGVPARGGWAYLEHTQIYPKPGWVEHDPMEIWEKTKAVIKEVIERSKIDPREIAAIGVTNQRETTVIWDPRTGVPLYRAIVWQDRRTSGLVDYLRANYFKTIQEKTGLVPDAYFSSTKIWWLLDNVPGLREKASKGEAVFGTIDTWIIWNLTRGGRSNLTPERGGAHVTDYSNASRTMLFNIEKLDWDRELLEIQGKIPEEMLPLPRPSSDREVYGYTGPEVSGILGGAEIPVTGDAGDQQAALFGQAGFDVGEVKSTYGTGNFILMNIGRSPVRSKANLLTTIYYSTEPGKAYYALEGSIFITGAAIQWLRDGLKIIEVSAEINPLAESASDTGGVYFVPAFVGLGAPYWDMYARGLIIGITRGTERKHIARATLEAIAYLTRDVLEAMISDTGRSIPRLKVDGGAAKSDFLMQFQADITGIEVWRPKVFETTSLGAAYLAGLAVGFWRDLEEIRANWALDRVFKPLMDPERREKLYAGWRAAVKRALGWAREVPWAYGIEG
- a CDS encoding alpha/beta hydrolase, with amino-acid sequence MVLILGDGIRFIDISTHVIAFRRDGGLRRPPIIFLHTLGGDMMQWVVSDVYKDLVGRGLEVYAVDLDGHGFSGRNPYDEEFMKIERLASSIASFVERAGVEKPVLVGISLGGSVAILARALLKERALGALALAPMVRGDPDRFSKLASLWERVSDPEEAIEIMANTLKHSTPGIEEKEIYRYLVERIAWRFHFRVDLVKTIASFYRYNQDINLAEIVGDLSNKMVTIIGCDRDPLVSQEDLERFSRSTGATLKIFRGCGHMLIYEKPGEIVDEILSIIDRGRAL
- a CDS encoding FAD-dependent oxidoreductase, coding for MATHIERFDIAVIGGGIVGLYTALDLTLRGFKVVLLERGTIGSGTSGRMHGLLHSGARYAVRDPSAAVECASESKILSEVAQHAIENTGGYFVAVEKEDEDYLDDFLKGLRSTGISHRLVDPGEALEEEPNLSRSLRAVVEVPDMVVRAVDMLGSVALSAYIEGARILEDAEVVGFKVVGGSIEEISVRDNISGSLRSLRAELIVNASGPWAGKVASMAGASIDIMPTAGSMIVIPARLSRRVINRLRPPSDGDIVVPYSGSSIVGTTARVVEDPDYVEPDEDEIELLIEEGSKMLPMIRRIGYTRVYHSIRPLLRAEGARAGREATRDFKIFRHVEPRNMVSVVGGKFTTGRLIAEKVSDEASKILGSSKASRTRGYRLRQASEEDLADMDPGFKALVMGICDKKLLDYERLCGAIYRVIAHHISMLSRKDLGWVL
- a CDS encoding glycosyltransferase — its product is MAIERRLEDYKGIVDEDELESIRRLAKRVEGARILHVNSTKKGGGVAEMLRSIVPLANSVGLRVRWDVIEGDREFFEVTKTFHNALQGNKGLSLSRAMVEKYLEVNRLNAERLNLDADVVVIHDPQPAALISYKRNANSKWIWRCHIDLSDPNQEFWNFLRGFVSRYDGDIFSHGTYIPRDLTGVKIYISHPSIDPLTDKNKPLTPSEVEDIIRRHDIDPERPIVGQVARFDPWKDHPSVVKVYRRLREKVDGLQLVLLGSFADDDPEGERIYREILREVGGERDIHVINKHDDLLVNAVQRSMVFAFQLSIREGFGLTVSEALWKYTPVIARRAGGIPLQVIDGVTGYLVDTLEEAYERGLQLLRKPWLARILGSNGHQHVKKNFLITRDLRDYLRIHIDLVGI
- a CDS encoding MIP/aquaporin family protein, with the translated sequence MAELTPYVAEFIGTMLLIIFGDGVVANALLARTKGNILGGTTAGWIVITTGWAMGVTVGVYASFWASGGHINPAVTIALASLGLFPWSMVPGYIVSQVLGAFVGAVIVYLAYMDHFRETQDKAAKLGVFSTIPQIRSLPKNFVTEVIGTLVLMLGVLAITSRQAGVPPYLAPALVGFLVWGIGLSLGGPTGYAINPARDLGPRIAHQLLPIPGKGSSDWVYGATVPIFGPIVGALLGALIWRLYTL